A single Sporosarcina sp. FSL W8-0480 DNA region contains:
- the def gene encoding peptide deformylase — protein MAILEIVKSPSPLLTQRCKEVDKFDDKLAKLLDDMYETMVAADGVGIAAPQVGELVRVAIVDLGEGQEVIEMINPVVTAIGGSETDVEGCLSFPGLYGEVERPYFVRVEAQERNGSLYELEAEDYEARAILHEIDHLDGILFDSKIKRIVDPSEFEDVEGEDEEE, from the coding sequence TTGGCGATACTTGAAATTGTGAAAAGCCCTTCACCGTTGCTTACACAACGCTGCAAGGAAGTGGACAAGTTTGATGATAAGCTTGCAAAATTATTAGATGATATGTACGAAACGATGGTAGCTGCAGATGGTGTTGGAATTGCAGCACCTCAAGTAGGTGAACTTGTCCGGGTTGCCATTGTCGACTTAGGTGAAGGGCAAGAAGTTATTGAAATGATCAATCCCGTCGTCACCGCAATCGGCGGTTCCGAAACGGATGTAGAAGGATGCCTAAGTTTTCCAGGCCTTTATGGGGAAGTTGAACGTCCTTACTTCGTTCGGGTGGAAGCACAGGAACGTAATGGTTCGTTGTATGAACTTGAGGCAGAAGACTATGAAGCGAGAGCGATTCTTCATGAAATCGATCATTTGGACGGTATTCTTTTCGACTCGAAAATCAAACGAATCGTTGATCCGAGTGAATTTGAAGATGTTGAGGGAGAGGATGAAGAAGAATGA
- the rsgA gene encoding ribosome small subunit-dependent GTPase A, giving the protein MPQGQIRKAISGFYYVQTENGDLIQCKGRGVFRNRGISPLVGDNVTIVEDGDNDATITEVQKRKNELVRPPIANIDQALLVFSIVEPDFSLHLLDRFLTVIESVGIKPIICLTKKDIASETELLQANAAKEYYEGIGYDVIQTYIDDPNLHDLLYPFLEGKTTVLAGQSGVGKSTLLNTLIPDLLLKTGEISEALGRGRHTTRHVELMEVAGGLVADTPGFSSLDFDHIEKEELRNYFIEMEQVAHLCKFRGCLHLKEPKCEVKAKVETGEILNSRYDNYVQFLQEIIDRKPRYPKND; this is encoded by the coding sequence ATGCCGCAAGGACAAATTAGAAAAGCGATTAGTGGTTTTTATTATGTGCAAACGGAAAATGGAGATCTGATTCAGTGTAAGGGGAGGGGAGTATTTAGAAATAGAGGGATCTCCCCCCTTGTAGGTGATAATGTAACAATTGTAGAAGATGGCGATAATGATGCGACGATTACAGAAGTTCAAAAGAGAAAAAATGAACTTGTTCGGCCGCCCATTGCAAATATCGATCAAGCATTGCTTGTATTTTCTATCGTTGAACCTGATTTCAGCCTTCATTTACTGGATAGATTTCTAACTGTAATTGAATCAGTCGGTATAAAACCTATCATCTGTCTGACAAAAAAGGATATTGCGTCCGAAACTGAACTTCTACAGGCGAATGCCGCAAAAGAATACTATGAAGGCATTGGGTATGACGTCATTCAGACGTATATCGACGATCCAAATTTGCACGACCTGCTTTATCCTTTTCTTGAAGGGAAGACGACTGTCCTTGCGGGTCAATCTGGTGTAGGAAAGTCAACTTTGTTAAATACGTTGATCCCTGATTTGCTATTGAAAACTGGAGAAATTTCAGAGGCATTGGGAAGGGGAAGACATACTACTCGTCATGTCGAACTAATGGAAGTTGCTGGTGGGCTTGTTGCGGACACCCCAGGTTTTAGTTCGCTTGACTTCGATCATATCGAAAAGGAAGAATTACGTAATTATTTTATTGAAATGGAGCAAGTGGCGCATCTTTGTAAATTTAGAGGTTGTTTACATCTTAAAGAGCCTAAATGTGAAGTGAAAGCAAAGGTCGAAACCGGCGAAATTTTAAACTCCAGATACGATAATTACGTACAGTTTTTACAAGAGATTATCGACCGAAAGCCGAGGTATCCGAAAAATGATTAA
- a CDS encoding Stp1/IreP family PP2C-type Ser/Thr phosphatase: MLRFEVLSDIGKKRTVNEDSAAVFTIQNGPTLAVVADGMGGHRGGDYASATAVQLLGEKFQGVSNSAQMDDEDWKEWLLETVLFINRTIFELAESDENYKGMGTTLDAVLVNGNKGLVTHVGDSRVYIINESEIIQITRDHSYVNILLESGEITEEEAATHPQRNWIMRAVGSEKTITPDFYHIQLKENAYLLICTDGLSNKVDNEKIHSIVTLDGHLHAKAVELVKLANDMGGEDNISVVLGYSDSEVRSS, encoded by the coding sequence GTGTTGCGATTTGAAGTGCTATCAGATATTGGGAAGAAGCGTACAGTGAACGAGGATAGTGCAGCCGTTTTCACAATTCAGAATGGCCCGACACTTGCTGTCGTTGCAGACGGTATGGGAGGCCATCGGGGTGGAGACTATGCAAGTGCAACAGCAGTTCAACTTTTGGGAGAAAAGTTTCAAGGAGTATCCAATTCAGCACAAATGGATGATGAGGACTGGAAAGAATGGCTTTTAGAGACGGTTTTGTTCATCAACCGGACTATTTTTGAACTGGCAGAAAGCGATGAGAACTACAAGGGTATGGGGACAACTCTTGATGCTGTGCTTGTTAACGGAAATAAAGGATTAGTGACACATGTAGGTGATAGTCGTGTGTACATTATTAATGAATCAGAAATCATTCAAATTACAAGAGATCATTCCTACGTCAATATCTTGCTTGAATCTGGTGAAATAACAGAAGAAGAAGCTGCTACCCATCCTCAACGGAATTGGATTATGCGAGCGGTCGGATCGGAAAAAACCATAACTCCTGATTTTTATCATATTCAACTTAAAGAAAATGCGTATCTGTTGATCTGTACAGATGGATTAAGCAATAAGGTCGATAATGAAAAAATCCATTCAATCGTCACGTTGGATGGGCATCTTCATGCCAAAGCGGTAGAATTAGTTAAATTGGCGAATGATATGGGTGGCGAAGATAATATTTCTGTTGTTTTAGGATACTCCGATTCGGAGGTGAGATCATCATGA
- the rsmB gene encoding 16S rRNA (cytosine(967)-C(5))-methyltransferase RsmB: MTNKAKKKIWNGNVRDAALSILMEIHDNQAYSNLLLNRTIKKYAIEAKDRGLLTELTYGTLQHRMTLDYYLEPFVKGKLDAWVRELLRLSIYQIVYLTKIPPHAVVHEAVEIAKRRGHKGIASTVNGILRSILRKGVRPIEDIKDDIERISIETSHPKWLIERWVKQFGQEEALAMAHENNHPARMTARVNILKTTVDEVLGELAKEGIEAEKGEVVPESIHTSSGSLANTAAFANGLLTIQDESSMLPVIALDVKPDMKVLDMCAAPGGKTTFIAEKMNNQGEVYAHDLHEHKLSLIESNANRLGIESIRLSSGDSRQLDSIYEPASFDRILVDAPCSGLGVIRRKPEIKYNKTEQDLENLTKIQEELLDTAYGLVKKSGIIVYSTCTVEYSENVGVVHKFLEKHPDMTTVPLDSFVKNESLAIKDNMLQVLPQHFGSDGFFVTAFRKK, encoded by the coding sequence ATGACAAACAAAGCCAAAAAGAAGATTTGGAATGGAAATGTTCGAGATGCAGCGCTTTCAATTTTGATGGAGATTCACGACAATCAAGCATATAGCAATCTTCTCCTAAATAGGACGATTAAAAAATATGCAATTGAGGCGAAAGACCGTGGGCTTTTAACTGAGTTAACCTATGGAACTCTGCAACATAGAATGACGCTGGATTACTATTTAGAGCCGTTTGTAAAAGGGAAATTAGATGCATGGGTTAGGGAGCTATTAAGGCTATCGATTTACCAAATTGTCTATTTGACTAAAATCCCGCCACATGCAGTTGTCCATGAAGCAGTAGAAATTGCGAAGAGACGAGGCCATAAAGGCATAGCGTCAACTGTGAATGGAATATTGCGTTCCATCTTACGGAAAGGTGTCCGACCAATCGAAGACATCAAAGATGATATTGAACGAATTTCGATTGAAACGAGTCACCCAAAATGGTTGATCGAACGTTGGGTTAAACAATTTGGGCAAGAAGAAGCATTGGCGATGGCACATGAGAATAACCATCCTGCCCGTATGACGGCTCGAGTCAATATATTGAAAACGACTGTTGACGAGGTACTTGGGGAATTGGCGAAAGAAGGCATTGAAGCAGAAAAGGGAGAAGTCGTGCCGGAAAGTATCCATACATCAAGCGGTAGTTTGGCGAATACAGCTGCTTTTGCAAATGGTCTATTAACGATTCAAGATGAAAGTTCAATGTTGCCGGTTATTGCTCTGGACGTGAAACCGGATATGAAAGTATTGGACATGTGTGCCGCACCAGGCGGGAAAACAACATTCATAGCAGAGAAGATGAATAATCAAGGGGAAGTTTATGCACATGACCTACATGAACATAAACTGTCATTGATCGAATCCAATGCGAATCGTCTTGGAATTGAGTCAATCAGATTGAGCAGCGGAGATAGTCGGCAATTGGATTCCATTTACGAACCTGCATCCTTCGATCGAATTTTGGTTGATGCGCCATGCAGCGGTTTAGGAGTCATCCGACGTAAACCGGAGATAAAATATAATAAAACAGAGCAGGACTTGGAAAACTTGACAAAAATCCAAGAGGAATTGCTCGATACTGCTTACGGTTTAGTGAAAAAAAGTGGCATTATAGTCTATAGCACTTGCACAGTTGAATATAGTGAGAACGTTGGGGTAGTCCATAAATTCCTTGAAAAACATCCAGATATGACTACTGTTCCGCTTGATTCATTCGTAAAGAATGAATCATTGGCGATTAAAGATAATATGTTGCAAGTTTTACCTCAACATTTTGGAAGTGACGGCTTTTTTGTAACCGCATTTCGAAAAAAGTAA
- the fmt gene encoding methionyl-tRNA formyltransferase, with protein sequence MTKIVFMGTPDFSVPVLTMLHNEGYDIAAVVTQPDRPVGRKRVLTPPPVKVEADRLGLTVLQPEKLRNSAELTELKNMNPDLIVTAAYGQILPKDLLDVPRLGCINVHASLLPKYRGGAPIHQAVMDGEAETGVTIMYMVEKLDAGDIISQVRIPILEEDNTGTLFEKLSVAGTQLLKETLPSIVSNTNDRIPQDEKYVTFAGNITREQERIDWTRGGNDLFNQVRGLYPWPGAYSVFQDGNVKVWKAEKSDIVTDASPGTIIKRLKDKLVVKTGDSISIAITELQPAGKKRMSAEEFMNGAGANWNEGDHFE encoded by the coding sequence ATGACGAAAATCGTTTTCATGGGGACACCCGACTTCTCAGTACCTGTATTAACGATGCTGCATAACGAAGGATACGACATTGCAGCCGTTGTTACACAACCCGATCGGCCAGTAGGTAGAAAGCGGGTACTAACACCACCCCCAGTTAAGGTGGAAGCAGACCGTCTTGGCTTAACCGTTTTGCAACCCGAAAAACTGAGAAATTCCGCTGAGTTAACAGAACTTAAAAATATGAATCCAGATTTAATCGTAACTGCGGCTTATGGACAAATCCTGCCGAAGGACTTGCTCGATGTGCCTCGTCTTGGGTGCATCAATGTCCATGCCTCACTATTACCAAAGTATCGTGGAGGGGCACCTATTCACCAAGCTGTTATGGATGGCGAAGCAGAAACAGGTGTCACGATTATGTATATGGTTGAGAAATTGGATGCGGGGGACATCATTTCCCAAGTACGAATTCCGATTTTGGAAGAAGATAATACAGGTACATTATTCGAAAAATTATCCGTTGCTGGCACACAGTTATTAAAGGAAACATTACCTTCAATTGTGTCTAATACGAATGATCGAATTCCTCAGGATGAAAAATACGTAACATTTGCAGGAAATATTACACGGGAACAGGAACGAATTGATTGGACACGTGGTGGCAATGATCTATTCAATCAAGTCCGTGGATTATATCCTTGGCCAGGAGCGTATTCTGTTTTCCAAGATGGTAACGTGAAAGTGTGGAAAGCGGAAAAAAGTGACATCGTCACAGATGCTTCACCGGGTACAATCATTAAACGTTTAAAAGACAAACTTGTAGTGAAAACCGGCGACTCCATTTCAATTGCAATAACAGAGTTGCAACCTGCAGGAAAGAAACGAATGTCAGCTGAGGAATTCATGAATGGAGCAGGCGCCAATTGGAATGAAGGGGACCATTTCGAATGA
- the priA gene encoding primosomal protein N', with protein sequence MIAEIIVDVSAYPIDRPFDYRVPKHLVSVMEIGSRVKVPFGPRKVLGYVTGLKAESDVDEDKLKPIDELIDLEPIISPELLSLSKKMARETLSYEIDALQVMLPAAMRAKYEKFINIEQPDEIEDPSLSDFLKGRTRIPLKQLHDSPLLKVVKDYALKGIVSVDTVVSQQTKMKKVRTVQITDSATLSNLLKSVHPNAKKQTELITWMLEHAGETMEVSKLLKDSGVQNSVLKSVVEKGGGIEGVAEVYREPEAPNLKDTSIPIQLTMEQQVALHAVNSASDGGKAETFLLHGVTGSGKTEVYLQAIKHVLEKGKEAIVLVPEISLTPQMTARFQERFGSLVAVMHSGLSAGEKYDEWRKIHRREVKVVVGARSAIFAPFENVGIIILDEEHESTYKQEDTPRYHARDVAIWRSEFYGCPVILGSATPSLESFARAKKGVYTLLELSKRAKNQPLPSVTVVDMRDELKEGNRSMFSVGLAEAIHQRLERKEQIVLFLNKRGFSSFVLCRDCGTVVQCPNCDISLTYHRANERLKCHYCGHEEYVPLVCPECESEHIRFFGTGTQKAEEEIYRLFPEARVLRMDVDTTRQKGAHERLLRQFSEGKADILLGTQMIAKGLDFPNITLVGVLAADTTLHLADFRAAEKTFQLMTQVSGRAGRHELAGEVIIQTYSPEHYAIELAKTQHYETFYNLEMSSRKQYGYPPFYYITLIQFSHEDLLKVADFAEKGTRYMKNSLSLETVIIGPAAAAISRVNNRYRYQCLIKYKIEPKLIETLQQLIKMYRTNWMKEGLLMTVDMDPASIF encoded by the coding sequence ATGATCGCTGAAATCATTGTAGATGTATCAGCCTATCCGATTGATCGACCATTCGATTATAGGGTTCCGAAACACCTTGTATCGGTTATGGAAATCGGATCACGTGTCAAAGTCCCTTTCGGACCTCGTAAAGTCCTTGGGTATGTCACAGGGTTGAAAGCGGAAAGTGATGTTGATGAAGATAAATTAAAACCAATTGATGAGTTAATCGATTTGGAGCCTATCATATCTCCGGAACTTTTATCACTTTCAAAAAAGATGGCCAGAGAAACACTTTCTTATGAAATCGATGCGTTACAAGTCATGCTACCGGCGGCAATGCGTGCAAAGTACGAGAAGTTTATAAATATAGAGCAACCTGATGAAATTGAAGATCCGAGTCTTTCTGACTTTTTGAAAGGGAGGACAAGGATTCCTTTAAAACAGCTTCATGATTCTCCTTTGTTAAAAGTTGTCAAGGACTATGCGTTAAAAGGCATTGTTTCTGTTGATACCGTAGTTAGCCAACAGACTAAAATGAAAAAAGTAAGGACAGTCCAAATTACGGATTCTGCAACTTTAAGTAATTTATTGAAATCAGTTCATCCAAATGCAAAGAAGCAGACAGAATTGATAACGTGGATGTTGGAACATGCTGGTGAGACAATGGAGGTTTCAAAACTTTTGAAGGACTCAGGTGTTCAGAACTCTGTCTTGAAATCGGTCGTTGAAAAAGGTGGAGGGATTGAAGGGGTCGCAGAAGTTTATCGTGAACCTGAAGCACCGAACTTAAAAGATACCTCGATTCCAATCCAGCTTACAATGGAGCAACAAGTGGCATTACATGCTGTTAATAGCGCATCGGATGGGGGGAAAGCGGAAACTTTTTTATTGCATGGGGTAACGGGTAGTGGGAAAACCGAAGTATACCTACAGGCTATCAAGCATGTATTAGAAAAAGGGAAGGAAGCAATCGTCCTCGTTCCTGAAATTTCTTTGACTCCGCAAATGACGGCCCGTTTCCAAGAAAGATTCGGAAGTCTTGTAGCCGTCATGCATAGCGGCTTATCGGCTGGTGAAAAATACGATGAATGGCGTAAGATCCATCGTCGCGAGGTGAAAGTAGTCGTTGGGGCGAGGTCTGCCATCTTTGCTCCTTTTGAAAACGTTGGGATCATTATTCTTGATGAAGAACATGAATCCACGTACAAACAGGAGGATACTCCCCGCTATCATGCGAGAGACGTCGCAATTTGGCGATCCGAATTTTACGGTTGTCCGGTTATCCTTGGGAGTGCAACCCCTTCATTGGAATCTTTTGCAAGGGCCAAAAAAGGTGTGTATACACTTCTTGAGTTATCCAAAAGAGCGAAAAACCAACCCTTGCCGTCAGTTACGGTTGTCGATATGCGGGATGAACTGAAAGAAGGGAATCGCTCAATGTTTTCTGTGGGTCTCGCGGAAGCAATTCATCAGCGGCTTGAAAGGAAGGAGCAAATCGTCCTATTCCTTAATAAAAGAGGATTTTCCTCCTTTGTATTATGCAGGGATTGCGGGACAGTTGTTCAATGTCCGAATTGCGATATTTCATTGACATATCATCGGGCGAATGAGCGATTGAAATGCCATTATTGTGGCCATGAGGAATATGTGCCACTCGTTTGTCCAGAATGCGAAAGTGAACATATCCGCTTCTTCGGGACAGGAACACAGAAAGCCGAAGAAGAAATTTATAGGCTTTTTCCAGAGGCAAGAGTGCTTCGGATGGATGTGGATACGACCCGTCAGAAGGGTGCACATGAACGCCTTCTTCGTCAATTCAGCGAAGGGAAGGCCGATATTCTGTTAGGAACCCAGATGATTGCCAAAGGATTGGATTTTCCTAATATTACATTGGTCGGCGTACTTGCTGCGGATACTACTTTGCATTTGGCCGACTTCAGGGCTGCCGAAAAGACATTCCAATTGATGACACAAGTGAGTGGACGTGCGGGACGTCATGAGTTGGCGGGAGAAGTAATCATTCAAACGTACTCACCAGAACATTACGCAATCGAACTTGCAAAGACACAGCACTACGAAACGTTTTACAATTTGGAAATGTCGTCAAGGAAACAATATGGATATCCTCCTTTCTATTATATAACGCTTATCCAATTTTCCCATGAAGACCTATTGAAGGTAGCGGATTTTGCTGAAAAAGGCACAAGGTATATGAAAAATTCACTTTCACTTGAAACAGTCATTATCGGTCCAGCCGCAGCAGCTATCAGTCGCGTGAACAATAGATATCGGTACCAATGTTTGATAAAATACAAAATAGAGCCAAAACTGATTGAAACACTACAGCAATTGATAAAAATGTATCGGACAAACTGGATGAAGGAAGGGCTGCTCATGACAGTTGACATGGACCCGGCCTCTATTTTTTAA
- the coaBC gene encoding bifunctional phosphopantothenoylcysteine decarboxylase/phosphopantothenate--cysteine ligase CoaBC: MLNKKILICVTGGIAVYKAVALVSKLSQAGAEVKVIMTASAMEFVQPLTFQVMSRNDVYYDTFDEKDSRVIAHIDLAAWADLIIVAPATANTIGKIANGIADDMVTSTLLATTSEVWIAPAMNVHMYENKAVVRNIQQLHEDGFRFIEPSEGFLACGYVGKGRLEEPERIVELIKERFMKSTKELPLAGKKVVVTAGPTRERIDPVRYITNFSSGKMGYAMAEAAVSLGAKTVLISGPVDLPVPTGVEFVQVESAAEMLKAVLANFDDASMVIKSAAVADYRPKEQHTQKMKKKDGDSSIELERTTDILKTLGEHKNEQILVGFAAETNDAVSYGMSKLANKNLDYIIVNDVTDPNGGFGNDTNVVTLLTGKGNQYPFEAMEKKQLAKLLLETIMSEEGSISDDR, translated from the coding sequence TTGTTGAATAAAAAAATTCTTATATGCGTCACCGGTGGAATTGCTGTCTATAAAGCCGTAGCGTTAGTTAGTAAACTATCCCAGGCAGGGGCAGAAGTGAAAGTAATCATGACCGCTTCAGCTATGGAATTTGTACAACCGCTTACATTCCAAGTTATGTCACGGAATGATGTCTATTACGATACGTTTGACGAAAAGGACTCCCGAGTGATCGCCCATATTGACCTTGCGGCTTGGGCGGACCTTATCATTGTTGCGCCTGCAACTGCAAATACAATCGGGAAAATCGCTAACGGCATAGCAGATGATATGGTGACTTCAACCTTACTTGCAACAACTTCTGAAGTTTGGATCGCACCGGCAATGAATGTTCATATGTACGAAAACAAAGCCGTTGTCCGTAACATTCAGCAACTGCATGAAGATGGATTCCGTTTCATTGAACCATCTGAAGGTTTTCTTGCATGTGGTTATGTCGGGAAAGGTAGACTTGAAGAACCGGAAAGAATTGTGGAACTGATAAAAGAAAGGTTTATGAAATCTACTAAGGAATTGCCGTTGGCAGGTAAAAAAGTTGTCGTGACTGCGGGTCCTACAAGAGAACGAATAGACCCTGTACGATATATTACCAATTTTTCAAGCGGGAAAATGGGATATGCAATGGCTGAAGCGGCTGTATCCTTAGGTGCGAAAACAGTATTAATTTCAGGACCTGTTGATTTGCCGGTACCAACCGGTGTCGAGTTTGTACAAGTGGAAAGTGCTGCCGAAATGCTTAAGGCGGTCCTTGCGAATTTCGATGATGCATCGATGGTTATTAAGTCGGCAGCTGTCGCAGATTATCGACCGAAAGAGCAGCATACACAAAAGATGAAGAAAAAAGATGGGGATTCTTCGATTGAGCTGGAGCGCACAACAGATATTCTTAAAACACTTGGTGAACACAAGAATGAGCAAATCCTTGTCGGTTTCGCGGCAGAAACAAATGATGCGGTTTCATACGGCATGTCAAAGCTTGCGAATAAGAATTTGGATTACATCATTGTCAACGATGTAACGGATCCTAATGGTGGGTTCGGAAATGATACGAATGTCGTCACGCTATTGACGGGCAAGGGAAATCAGTATCCATTCGAAGCAATGGAAAAGAAACAACTTGCAAAACTTCTGCTGGAAACAATTATGTCTGAAGAAGGGTCAATTTCAGATGATCGCTGA
- the pknB gene encoding Stk1 family PASTA domain-containing Ser/Thr kinase yields MIGKRIGGRYEVIKGIGEGGMSKVYLAHDIILGRDVAIKVLNYDFANEQDIKKRFQREAMSATSLTHPHIVNIYDVDEEGELHYFVMEYIEGQTLKKYIQSNGPLPVAKAVNIMKQLVSAIANAHHNGIIHRDIKPQNILMDADGDVKITDFGIAMALHATAHTKTNSVIGTVHYLSPEQARGGMATKKSDIYSLGIVFYELLTGELPFSAETAVAIALKHLQEETPPVRNMFPTIPQSVENVILKATAKDATYRYQSADEMYDDLLTVLSPTRQNETKFTLPFDDDKTRVIPIITDPPKVDHHDTTKIIEPVAPEPKAPVKKKRKKWPVFVGVSIALIAIALFALFLPSILGPKDDLIPEVAGLDEAEARDLISESGFVVEGIVEDFSDEYEAGQVFKTIPEAGKKRELGTPVTLYVSKGKETMEMTDFTNKDYDEIYNFLQGFNFRSITADPVYSDQPEGQILEQTPAEGENVVPGETDIIFKVSQGKKTVKLEDLRNLDKNQVDAYAKSSGFDIRVVKEEFHDEIPEGNIISQDPPAGTDLHVGAKVGVVRSKGQEKKPVRVYVRQVNIPYESTTVDNEDEESEPEPQTVKIYIQDNKHSMTDPVAVFTIIEDTRREITIELEEGQRGRYIIYRGDTVIEDVTVDYDDIEE; encoded by the coding sequence ATGATCGGAAAACGAATTGGTGGGCGTTACGAAGTCATCAAAGGCATCGGCGAAGGAGGCATGTCAAAGGTCTATTTGGCGCATGACATAATTTTAGGTCGCGATGTCGCAATTAAAGTGCTTAACTATGATTTCGCAAACGAGCAAGATATAAAGAAAAGATTTCAAAGAGAAGCCATGTCAGCAACAAGTTTGACGCATCCACATATTGTAAATATTTATGATGTTGATGAAGAAGGAGAGCTTCATTATTTCGTAATGGAGTACATCGAAGGTCAAACGTTGAAAAAATACATTCAGTCGAATGGTCCATTACCTGTTGCAAAAGCCGTCAATATTATGAAGCAACTTGTTTCTGCGATTGCTAATGCACATCATAATGGAATTATTCATCGGGATATTAAGCCGCAAAATATATTAATGGATGCCGATGGTGATGTGAAAATAACTGATTTTGGAATTGCGATGGCCTTGCACGCGACCGCACATACAAAAACAAACTCGGTTATTGGAACTGTCCATTATTTATCCCCCGAACAAGCACGGGGTGGCATGGCAACTAAAAAATCAGATATTTACTCTTTAGGAATCGTCTTTTATGAATTACTGACTGGCGAACTACCATTTTCTGCTGAAACAGCTGTCGCAATCGCATTGAAACATTTGCAAGAGGAAACACCTCCAGTACGAAATATGTTTCCTACCATCCCGCAAAGTGTTGAAAATGTTATTTTAAAGGCAACAGCGAAAGATGCTACATACAGATATCAATCAGCGGATGAAATGTATGATGATTTACTGACTGTACTTTCCCCTACAAGACAGAATGAAACAAAATTCACATTACCGTTTGATGATGATAAAACACGTGTAATTCCGATTATCACAGATCCACCAAAAGTGGATCATCACGACACGACTAAAATCATCGAACCAGTTGCTCCGGAACCAAAAGCGCCTGTGAAAAAGAAAAGAAAGAAATGGCCAGTTTTCGTAGGCGTTTCAATAGCACTAATTGCCATTGCATTATTTGCTCTTTTCCTGCCTTCTATATTAGGTCCTAAAGACGACCTTATCCCTGAAGTTGCGGGATTGGATGAGGCGGAAGCAAGGGATCTCATAAGTGAATCCGGGTTTGTCGTAGAAGGGATCGTCGAGGACTTCTCAGATGAATACGAAGCCGGTCAAGTTTTCAAAACAATACCGGAAGCTGGAAAAAAGCGTGAGTTGGGCACCCCAGTCACACTATATGTAAGTAAAGGTAAAGAAACGATGGAAATGACAGATTTTACAAATAAGGATTACGATGAAATCTATAATTTCTTGCAAGGATTTAATTTTAGGTCAATTACGGCTGATCCGGTATATTCTGACCAGCCGGAAGGTCAAATTCTTGAGCAAACTCCTGCTGAAGGTGAAAATGTCGTTCCTGGGGAGACGGATATCATATTCAAAGTCAGTCAAGGAAAGAAAACGGTTAAACTTGAAGACTTAAGAAATCTCGATAAGAATCAGGTGGATGCTTATGCGAAATCCTCGGGATTCGATATTCGTGTTGTAAAAGAGGAGTTTCATGATGAAATTCCAGAAGGAAATATTATTTCACAAGATCCTCCTGCTGGAACCGATTTACACGTCGGTGCAAAGGTAGGTGTTGTACGTTCCAAAGGTCAAGAGAAGAAACCGGTGAGAGTTTATGTAAGACAAGTGAATATTCCGTACGAATCTACAACTGTAGATAATGAGGATGAAGAATCAGAGCCTGAACCACAGACTGTTAAAATCTACATCCAGGATAATAAGCATTCCATGACAGACCCGGTTGCAGTATTTACAATTATTGAAGATACTCGTAGAGAGATTACGATTGAACTTGAAGAAGGTCAACGTGGAAGATACATCATCTATAGAGGAGATACAGTCATAGAGGATGTAACGGTTGATTACGATGATATCGAAGAATAA
- the rpoZ gene encoding DNA-directed RNA polymerase subunit omega yields MLYPSVDSLKGKIDSKYTLVTLAAKRAREMQESKNELLHSYNSHKNVGKALEEVAAGALSKQVQDASIVYEDEI; encoded by the coding sequence ATGTTATATCCATCAGTCGATTCACTAAAAGGCAAAATTGATTCGAAATACACGTTAGTTACACTTGCTGCGAAACGTGCTCGTGAAATGCAGGAGAGTAAAAACGAATTGCTTCACTCCTATAACTCTCATAAAAATGTAGGGAAAGCTTTGGAAGAAGTGGCTGCAGGCGCACTTTCAAAACAAGTGCAAGATGCTTCTATTGTCTATGAAGACGAAATTTAA